In one window of Hymenobacter nivis DNA:
- a CDS encoding PP2C family protein-serine/threonine phosphatase: protein MANVTPDKRLFLKERELTALLEITQAITQDATNEAALYKIFQFTLIGQLGVRRLALYVLTDGVFREEVAFPAVMGPLPEAVRAQCHATPCPVAALGLGPAWAGFETVIPVRLADQVLAYVFIGTAQADYAGEEAVKFLETLANILLGAVENRRLTRQRMAAAALRREIEIAQDVQRLLFPTHLPNNAAVAVARTYVPHTEIGGDYFDVVEIDADRLLLCIADVSGKGVAAALLMSNFQAGLRTLLRQGVDLAVIAHELNHLIFRNAGGEKFITAFLGIYDCRTRHLRFINAGHNDPILLSDQGPPQFLKTGSVMLGIIEELPGLEVGEVQVPPRSLLFNYTDGLTEVFDAEGNEFGEEGVLRVISQNRYLPLPRLHETLLREIRAFGGGTDQFADDVTILSCRMK, encoded by the coding sequence ATGGCTAACGTTACCCCCGATAAACGCCTTTTTTTGAAGGAGCGCGAACTCACCGCGCTGCTCGAAATCACCCAGGCCATCACCCAGGACGCGACCAACGAGGCCGCGCTCTACAAGATTTTTCAGTTTACGCTCATCGGCCAGCTCGGGGTGCGGCGCCTGGCCCTGTACGTGCTTACCGACGGCGTTTTTCGGGAGGAAGTAGCGTTTCCGGCGGTGATGGGCCCCTTGCCCGAAGCGGTACGCGCCCAGTGCCACGCCACGCCCTGCCCCGTGGCCGCCCTCGGCCTGGGGCCCGCCTGGGCGGGCTTCGAAACCGTGATTCCGGTGCGCCTCGCCGACCAGGTGCTTGCCTACGTGTTCATCGGCACGGCCCAGGCCGACTACGCGGGCGAGGAGGCCGTCAAGTTCCTCGAAACGCTGGCCAACATCCTGCTTGGGGCTGTCGAAAACCGCCGCCTCACCCGCCAGCGGATGGCCGCGGCGGCCCTGCGCCGCGAAATCGAGATTGCCCAGGACGTGCAGCGCCTGCTCTTTCCCACGCACTTGCCCAACAACGCGGCCGTGGCCGTGGCCCGCACCTATGTGCCGCACACCGAAATAGGGGGCGACTACTTCGATGTGGTGGAAATTGACGCCGACCGCTTGCTGCTCTGCATCGCCGACGTGAGCGGTAAGGGAGTGGCGGCGGCCCTGCTCATGTCGAACTTCCAGGCCGGGCTGCGCACGCTGCTGCGCCAGGGCGTCGACTTGGCCGTTATTGCCCACGAGCTCAATCACTTAATCTTTCGCAACGCCGGGGGCGAGAAGTTTATCACCGCCTTCCTGGGCATCTACGATTGCCGCACCCGGCACCTGCGCTTCATCAACGCCGGCCACAACGACCCCATTTTGCTGTCCGACCAGGGGCCCCCGCAGTTCCTCAAAACGGGCTCCGTCATGCTCGGCATTATCGAGGAGCTGCCCGGCCTGGAGGTGGGCGAAGTGCAGGTACCGCCCCGCTCGTTGCTCTTTAACTACACCGACGGACTCACGGAAGTATTTGACGCCGAGGGTAATGAGTTCGGCGAGGAAGGCGTGTTGCGCGTCATCTCCCAGAACCGCTACCTGCCCCTGCCACGCCTGCACGAAACCCTGCTGCGCGAAATCCGCGCCTTCGGTGGCGGCACCGATCAGTTCGCCGACGACGTAACGATCCTCAGCTGCCGGATGAAGTAG
- a CDS encoding ABC transporter permease, translating into MAPPVLPAPPAARPPGYYVRQRLWQNRPAVFGLVFIALCALVSVLGYWILPDNSPDASHGFVALQKQGPGLTVDFLRRPLPDSALAGRPSSNIFRTWWRGREPTYEEAPIAAYQVQGPDSALVRPWAEPGTAPGPPQRVAAGPRVARTYWLGTDKAGRDELSRLLLGTRISLGIGLVAVLISMALGMAVGALAGYFGGWIDSVLLGVMTVVWSIPGIMLVIAISLALDSKGVWVSFVAVGLTMWVDVARVVRGQLLSLRSATFVEAGRVLGLPTSRLIARHLLPNLRGPLLVLATSNFAAAILLEAGLSFLGLGVQPPAPSWGLMVKEGYDLLGTQAGLWLTVLPGAAISLLVLSFNLLGNGLRDAYDPKTALR; encoded by the coding sequence GTGGCCCCGCCCGTGCTGCCCGCCCCGCCGGCCGCCCGCCCGCCGGGCTACTACGTGCGCCAGCGCCTGTGGCAGAACCGGCCCGCCGTATTCGGCCTGGTGTTCATTGCGTTGTGCGCGCTGGTGTCGGTGCTCGGCTACTGGATTTTGCCCGACAACTCGCCCGACGCCAGCCACGGCTTCGTGGCGTTGCAAAAGCAGGGCCCCGGCCTCACGGTAGATTTCCTGCGCCGGCCGCTGCCCGATTCGGCGCTGGCCGGCCGCCCGTCCAGCAATATTTTCCGCACTTGGTGGCGCGGCCGCGAGCCCACCTACGAGGAAGCGCCCATCGCTGCCTACCAAGTCCAGGGCCCCGACTCGGCCCTGGTGCGGCCCTGGGCCGAGCCCGGCACCGCGCCGGGGCCCCCGCAGCGCGTGGCCGCCGGGCCGCGCGTGGCCCGCACCTACTGGCTAGGTACCGACAAGGCCGGCCGCGACGAGCTGAGCCGCCTGCTGCTGGGCACGCGCATTTCGCTGGGCATTGGGCTGGTGGCGGTGCTCATTTCGATGGCGCTGGGCATGGCCGTGGGGGCCCTGGCCGGCTACTTCGGCGGCTGGATTGACAGCGTGCTGCTGGGGGTGATGACCGTGGTGTGGAGCATCCCGGGCATTATGCTGGTCATCGCCATTTCGCTGGCGCTGGATAGCAAAGGTGTGTGGGTCAGCTTCGTAGCTGTGGGGCTGACGATGTGGGTGGACGTGGCCCGCGTGGTGCGCGGGCAGCTGCTGAGCCTGCGCTCGGCCACTTTCGTGGAGGCCGGGCGGGTGCTGGGACTGCCCACCTCGCGGCTCATTGCCCGGCACCTGCTGCCCAACCTGCGGGGGCCCCTGCTGGTACTGGCCACCAGCAACTTCGCCGCTGCCATCCTGCTCGAAGCCGGCCTGAGTTTCCTCGGGCTGGGGGTGCAGCCGCCAGCCCCCAGCTGGGGCCTGATGGTGAAGGAGGGCTACGACCTGCTGGGCACCCAAGCCGGCCTCTGGCTGACGGTGCTGCCGGGCGCGGCCATCTCGCTACTGGTTTTGAGCTTTAATTTGCTGGGTAATGGCCTGCGCGACGCCTACGACCCCAAAACAGCGCTGCGCTAG
- a CDS encoding HNH endonuclease produces the protein MKEDIKKIRELLDNIENSNTQTDSESVKETFDLFELPQLIKDIVDFLQPVISPYEMDVYWFLFRHSILENGNVFIRASNAKIAKGIGSKFKNLDSQNPRSGEKTVAENLRSLEILNVIKKVGDTNREGTLYKIFLPEEIEICKEKMKFFIKENLPFVDPKKEQDYYNIKENRLKIFERDKYLCYKCNKQLTRFNATLDHIQPVSEGGDNSFDNLVTCCFHDNASRRATPISDFIPE, from the coding sequence ATGAAAGAAGACATAAAGAAAATAAGAGAACTGCTCGACAATATTGAAAATTCTAACACACAAACGGACAGTGAGAGTGTTAAAGAAACATTTGACCTATTTGAACTTCCACAACTTATAAAGGACATCGTTGACTTTTTACAACCAGTTATTTCTCCTTATGAAATGGATGTATATTGGTTTCTATTCAGGCATTCAATCCTTGAAAACGGAAATGTATTCATAAGGGCTAGTAACGCAAAAATTGCAAAAGGTATTGGTTCAAAATTTAAAAACTTGGACAGTCAAAATCCGAGGTCAGGAGAAAAAACTGTTGCAGAGAATTTAAGATCATTGGAAATCTTAAATGTGATAAAAAAAGTTGGAGACACTAATAGGGAAGGAACATTATATAAAATATTTCTACCAGAAGAGATTGAAATCTGTAAAGAAAAAATGAAATTCTTTATCAAGGAAAACCTCCCTTTTGTTGACCCTAAGAAAGAACAAGACTATTATAACATTAAGGAAAATAGACTAAAGATATTCGAGCGAGACAAATATTTGTGCTACAAGTGCAATAAGCAACTGACAAGATTTAATGCTACACTAGACCATATTCAACCAGTAAGTGAAGGTGGTGACAACTCGTTTGACAATCTTGTTACTTGTTGTTTTCATGATAATGCAAGCAGACGTGCGACACCAATTTCAGACTTTATTCCTGAATAA
- a CDS encoding glycosyltransferase, with protein sequence MAQPQRVRAAVVGPLLLAAPALYAGVMVWLRGGWQRSRAAAEAAQVAAETIAKASAGGPSEAVAGPPAAAGFPGEAAAGAPAVAGFPGETAAGAPIVAGLPAKASTEAANALAETAAAEAAAGAPAAAKLHRVNAAASAATTAGAPATSATAAPAEPAAAPLLFSVLIAARDEAAALPQLLADLAAQTLPAARFEVLIADDHSADGTGALVRAAAAGLPFRLQLVELPAAQTGKKAALAAALARAGAPWLVCTDADCRLGPGWLAAYARLLAAGPQPDFISGPVLLTGPGTFFQRLLGLEFAGLVGVGGACIGRGAPTMCNGANLAYRRAAFDAINGYAAHAHLASGDDEFLMHQLHAAHPGSVRFLADAAAVVRTAAPATLGALLRQRVRWASKWRHYQSPASRRLAPLVLGANVALAAGALAALRWPALGPWVAAAWGLKLGADWWLLAPVLRFLGPRRWLWGLLPLQLLYAPYALAVGAAGWRGGYRWKGRAVR encoded by the coding sequence GTGGCGCAGCCGCAGCGCGTGAGGGCGGCCGTGGTGGGGCCCCTGCTGCTGGCTGCCCCCGCGCTCTACGCCGGCGTAATGGTGTGGCTGCGCGGCGGTTGGCAACGCAGCCGCGCCGCCGCCGAAGCCGCGCAAGTAGCTGCCGAAACAATCGCCAAGGCAAGCGCTGGGGGCCCCAGCGAAGCCGTTGCCGGGCCGCCCGCAGCCGCTGGGTTTCCAGGTGAAGCTGCTGCCGGGGCCCCCGCAGTTGCGGGGTTTCCAGGCGAAACTGCCGCTGGGGCCCCCATAGTCGCCGGGCTTCCTGCTAAGGCAAGCACCGAAGCTGCCAACGCCTTAGCTGAAACTGCCGCTGCCGAAGCCGCCGCCGGGGCCCCTGCTGCCGCGAAACTCCACCGCGTCAACGCCGCCGCTAGCGCCGCCACTACCGCTGGGGCCCCTGCCACCTCTGCAACTGCCGCCCCGGCCGAACCTGCAGCCGCCCCGCTGCTCTTCTCCGTCCTCATCGCCGCCCGCGACGAGGCCGCCGCGCTGCCCCAGCTACTGGCCGACCTCGCCGCCCAAACCCTGCCTGCCGCCCGCTTCGAGGTGCTCATCGCCGACGACCACTCCGCCGACGGCACCGGGGCCCTGGTACGGGCGGCGGCCGCGGGCCTGCCGTTCCGCCTGCAACTGGTCGAACTACCGGCCGCCCAAACCGGCAAGAAAGCCGCCCTGGCCGCCGCCCTGGCGCGGGCCGGGGCCCCCTGGCTCGTCTGCACCGACGCCGATTGCCGCCTGGGCCCCGGCTGGCTCGCCGCCTACGCCCGCCTGCTGGCCGCCGGTCCCCAACCCGATTTCATCAGCGGCCCGGTGCTGCTCACGGGGCCCGGTACGTTTTTTCAGCGGCTGCTCGGGCTGGAATTTGCGGGCCTGGTGGGCGTGGGTGGGGCCTGCATTGGGCGCGGGGCCCCCACCATGTGCAACGGCGCCAACCTGGCCTACCGCCGCGCCGCCTTCGACGCCATCAATGGCTACGCTGCCCACGCCCACCTAGCCAGCGGCGACGACGAGTTCCTGATGCACCAGCTCCACGCCGCCCACCCCGGCAGCGTGCGTTTCCTGGCCGATGCCGCCGCCGTGGTCCGCACCGCCGCGCCCGCTACCCTGGGGGCCCTGCTGCGGCAGCGGGTGCGCTGGGCCAGCAAGTGGCGCCACTACCAAAGCCCCGCCTCGCGCCGCCTGGCTCCGCTGGTGCTGGGGGCCAACGTAGCCCTGGCCGCCGGGGCCTTGGCGGCGCTGCGGTGGCCGGCGCTGGGGCCCTGGGTGGCCGCCGCCTGGGGGCTTAAGCTCGGGGCCGATTGGTGGCTGCTGGCCCCGGTGCTGCGGTTTCTGGGGCCCCGGCGGTGGCTGTGGGGCCTGCTGCCGCTCCAGCTGCTGTACGCGCCCTACGCGCTGGCCGTGGGCGCGGCCGGCTGGCGCGGCGGCTACCGCTGGAAGGGGCGGGCGGTGCGGTAG
- a CDS encoding lysylphosphatidylglycerol synthase transmembrane domain-containing protein codes for MGSGNRETGSGSEAGREEQQWAGTPSLQSYAAAPAPPAPAAAPAPGPQNPPRAPAKWGPWITLGKVGVTLLTLGLLYNSVFAAPDTAAAWRALLATALGGAGRGPVLGALALVPVNWGLEAWKWHRLARHLGPVSFGRSLRGVLVGLTLGFATPNRVGDYAGRILELKSRRVRALGAVFLGRYCQLVATVLAGVAGLLYFLLTFYLADFPAAELGVITTAAAVCGLVLVPLYRSRLLVAALGLWRPLRRFRPALAVMPTYPARALHAVLAISGLRYAVFCAQFLLLLRAYGVGAGLGPGLAAVAGTFLLKSLVPSLNALADVGVRELSATHLFGLLGQPALPVLSASLSLWVINIALPSAAGLLLVPGLRVWRSRSA; via the coding sequence TTGGGAAGCGGGAATCGGGAAACGGGAAGCGGCTCGGAAGCGGGACGCGAAGAGCAGCAGTGGGCAGGTACGCCTTCATTACAAAGTTACGCCGCTGCCCCGGCGCCACCCGCCCCGGCCGCGGCCCCCGCCCCGGGGCCCCAAAACCCGCCCCGCGCCCCCGCCAAGTGGGGGCCCTGGATTACGCTGGGCAAAGTAGGCGTGACGCTGCTCACGCTGGGCTTGCTGTACAATTCCGTGTTTGCGGCCCCCGACACGGCCGCCGCCTGGCGCGCCCTGCTGGCCACGGCCCTGGGCGGCGCTGGCCGCGGGCCGGTGCTGGGGGCCCTGGCCCTGGTGCCCGTCAACTGGGGCCTGGAGGCCTGGAAGTGGCACCGCCTGGCCCGGCACCTGGGGCCGGTAAGCTTCGGGCGCAGCCTGCGGGGCGTGCTGGTGGGCCTCACCCTGGGCTTTGCCACCCCCAACCGCGTGGGCGACTACGCCGGCCGCATCCTGGAGCTGAAAAGCCGCCGCGTGCGAGCCCTGGGGGCCGTGTTTCTGGGGCGCTACTGCCAACTGGTGGCCACCGTGCTGGCCGGCGTGGCGGGCCTGCTGTATTTTTTGCTGACATTTTACCTGGCGGATTTCCCGGCGGCGGAGCTGGGGGTAATTACCACGGCCGCAGCGGTTTGCGGGCTGGTGCTGGTGCCGCTCTATCGCTCGCGGCTGCTGGTGGCGGCGCTGGGCCTGTGGCGGCCGCTGCGGCGGTTCCGGCCGGCGCTGGCCGTGATGCCCACCTACCCGGCCCGGGCCCTGCACGCGGTGCTGGCCATTTCGGGGCTGCGCTACGCCGTGTTTTGCGCGCAGTTTCTGCTGCTGCTGCGCGCCTACGGGGTGGGGGCGGGGCTGGGGCCCGGGCTGGCCGCCGTGGCGGGTACGTTCCTGCTGAAATCGCTGGTGCCCTCGCTGAACGCGCTGGCCGACGTGGGCGTGCGCGAGCTGTCGGCCACCCACTTGTTTGGTCTGCTGGGGCAGCCGGCGCTGCCCGTGCTCTCGGCCAGCCTCAGCCTGTGGGTCATCAACATTGCGTTGCCCAGCGCCGCCGGCCTGCTGCTGGTGCCGGGCCTGCGCGTGTGGCGCAGCCGCAGCGCGTGA
- the ruvC gene encoding crossover junction endodeoxyribonuclease RuvC — translation MGYAVIEVRGQHVTVLRYDVINMKALGSNHAVKLKRIFDRMIELIDEFLPDELAIEAPFFGVNVQSMLKLGRAQGVAIAACLSRQIPYVEYAPTKVKQSVTGSGSATKEHVAHMLRQTLALPPIAEAPKLLDATDALAVALCHHYQKGNNATAAGGKSWGKFLAENPDRLNAATTKKSTPRAAKKVV, via the coding sequence ATGGGCTACGCCGTCATCGAGGTGCGCGGGCAGCACGTCACGGTGCTCCGGTACGACGTCATCAATATGAAAGCCCTCGGGTCGAACCATGCGGTAAAATTAAAGCGGATTTTCGACCGGATGATTGAGCTGATCGACGAGTTTCTGCCCGACGAGCTGGCCATCGAGGCGCCGTTTTTTGGGGTGAACGTGCAAAGTATGCTCAAGCTGGGCCGGGCGCAGGGCGTGGCCATCGCCGCCTGCCTCTCCCGCCAGATTCCCTACGTCGAGTACGCCCCCACCAAGGTGAAGCAGTCAGTCACCGGCTCGGGCAGCGCTACCAAGGAACACGTAGCCCACATGCTGCGCCAAACCCTGGCCCTGCCGCCCATCGCCGAGGCTCCCAAGCTGCTCGACGCGACCGACGCCCTGGCCGTAGCCCTGTGCCACCACTACCAAAAAGGTAACAACGCCACCGCCGCCGGCGGCAAAAGCTGGGGCAAGTTCCTGGCCGAAAACCCCGACCGCCTCAACGCCGCCACCACCAAAAAATCTACGCCCCGCGCCGCCAAAAAGGTGGTGTAA
- a CDS encoding PhzF family phenazine biosynthesis protein: MSIPIYQVDAFARRAFAGNPAAVCPLDAWLPDALMQQIAAENNLAETAFFVPLQGQEADFHLRWFTPTFEIDLCGHATLATAHVLWNERGFAKSEIVFQSQSGPLRVRREADGRRTLDFPSRPPRPLAPDEVPAVLTQALGPGAAVPRAVLAARDLVVEFATADEVLALQPDFGALVALGYIGLVATAPGTAGVDFVSRFFAPEVGVPEDPVTGSAHSTLIPFWAAKLGKTELFARQESARGGELWCRLRGDRVDIGGYAVTYLVGALHNLPGL; the protein is encoded by the coding sequence ATGTCCATTCCCATCTACCAGGTCGATGCTTTTGCCCGCCGCGCTTTTGCCGGTAACCCCGCCGCCGTGTGCCCGCTTGATGCGTGGCTGCCCGACGCGCTGATGCAGCAGATTGCCGCCGAAAACAACCTGGCCGAAACCGCCTTTTTCGTGCCTTTGCAAGGTCAGGAAGCCGATTTCCACCTGCGCTGGTTCACGCCCACGTTCGAGATTGACCTGTGCGGGCACGCCACCCTGGCCACGGCCCACGTGCTGTGGAACGAGCGCGGCTTCGCCAAGTCCGAAATCGTGTTCCAGAGCCAGAGCGGCCCGTTGCGCGTGCGCCGCGAAGCCGACGGCCGCCGCACACTCGATTTCCCCAGCCGCCCGCCCCGGCCGCTGGCGCCCGACGAGGTGCCGGCCGTGCTTACGCAGGCGCTGGGCCCCGGCGCGGCCGTGCCGCGGGCCGTACTAGCCGCGCGCGATTTGGTGGTTGAGTTTGCCACCGCCGACGAGGTGCTGGCCCTGCAACCCGACTTCGGGGCCCTGGTGGCGCTGGGTTACATCGGCTTGGTGGCCACCGCGCCCGGTACCGCCGGCGTCGATTTTGTGTCGCGCTTTTTTGCCCCCGAAGTGGGCGTGCCCGAAGACCCCGTCACCGGTTCGGCCCACAGCACGCTCATCCCGTTCTGGGCCGCCAAGCTGGGCAAAACCGAGCTGTTTGCCCGCCAGGAATCGGCCCGCGGTGGCGAGCTGTGGTGCCGCCTGCGCGGCGACCGGGTGGACATCGGCGGCTATGCCGTAACCTACTTAGTGGGGGCCCTGCACAACTTACCCGGCTTGTAG
- a CDS encoding alpha/beta hydrolase codes for MKAAILSHGYGGQNTAYSFIARSLVAHGYFVASIQHELPTDVPIPTVGPPQVVRRPNRERRVQNILFVRQKLRKKYPRVDFGQLLLVGHSNGGDPAMLFAQEHPALVRRVVSLDNRRMPFLRARQPRVLSLRSSDQVADSGVVPSPAEQRRFGSAVVRLPAIIHNDMWDGATPTQQQEINGWITRFLAQ; via the coding sequence TTGAAGGCCGCTATCCTCAGCCACGGCTACGGTGGGCAGAACACGGCGTATTCGTTCATCGCCCGCAGCTTGGTGGCGCACGGCTACTTCGTGGCCAGCATCCAGCACGAGTTGCCCACCGATGTGCCCATCCCCACCGTGGGGCCCCCGCAGGTGGTGCGCCGCCCCAACCGGGAGCGCAGGGTGCAGAACATCCTGTTTGTGCGGCAGAAGTTGCGGAAGAAATACCCCCGTGTCGACTTCGGCCAGCTGTTGCTGGTGGGCCATTCCAACGGCGGCGACCCGGCCATGCTCTTCGCCCAGGAGCACCCGGCGCTGGTGCGGCGCGTGGTGTCGCTCGACAACCGCCGGATGCCGTTTCTGCGCGCGCGCCAGCCCCGGGTGCTGTCGCTGCGTTCGAGCGACCAGGTGGCCGATAGCGGCGTAGTGCCTTCGCCGGCCGAGCAGCGCCGTTTTGGCAGTGCCGTAGTGCGGCTGCCGGCTATCATCCACAACGACATGTGGGACGGCGCCACGCCCACCCAGCAGCAGGAAATAAACGGGTGGATTACCCGGTTCCTGGCGCAGTAG
- a CDS encoding PIN domain-containing protein, which produces MEDFIAATIILPLDEPVVQQTILLRQQHRIKLPDAIIAATALIHGLPLLTRNAVDSQ; this is translated from the coding sequence TTGGAAGATTTCATCGCGGCGACAATCATTTTACCCCTCGATGAGCCCGTCGTCCAGCAAACCATTCTATTGCGCCAGCAGCACCGCATCAAGCTGCCCGATGCCATCATTGCCGCCACGGCCTTAATACACGGGCTGCCACTGCTGACTCGAAATGCGGTGGATTCCCAGTGA
- a CDS encoding spore photoproduct lyase family protein, which yields MLFTPDALQEDYGQQILARATALNLDIELLKSNRLTGLRGDDERATYRTAKTTLAVVNAPAGALRLQPTPPSANFQLNLAKGCPAHCQYCYLAGSLSGPPVVRAFANLPKLLANTQVYERADRPVSFEASCYTDVLGIEHLTGALAETVRYFAGREGGRLRFVSKYDHVESLLGLPHRGHTRARASLNAEPLARQLEGGTASIEARIRALRKLALPVAQGGGGYPVGVLLAPIMPLPDWQRHYGELLDRVRAAFDFDCDLTVEFVTHRFTPGSKEVLLGWYPGTTLDLSETDRAVKRNKFGGLKYVYNPPTMKELKTWFCAEWQRRFPHAPIQYWT from the coding sequence GTGCTCTTTACTCCCGACGCCTTGCAGGAGGACTACGGCCAGCAAATCCTGGCCCGCGCCACGGCCCTGAACCTCGACATTGAGCTGCTGAAAAGCAACCGCCTCACCGGCCTGCGGGGCGACGACGAGCGCGCCACCTACCGCACCGCCAAAACCACGCTGGCCGTCGTGAACGCCCCCGCCGGGGCCCTGCGCCTCCAGCCCACCCCGCCCTCGGCCAACTTCCAGCTCAACCTGGCCAAAGGCTGCCCCGCCCACTGCCAGTACTGCTACCTGGCCGGTAGCCTTAGCGGGCCGCCCGTGGTACGCGCCTTCGCCAACCTGCCCAAACTGCTGGCCAACACCCAGGTATATGAGCGCGCCGACCGCCCCGTGAGCTTCGAGGCCAGTTGCTACACCGACGTGCTGGGCATCGAGCACCTCACCGGGGCCCTGGCCGAAACCGTGCGCTACTTCGCCGGCCGCGAGGGGGGGCGCCTGCGCTTCGTGAGCAAGTACGACCACGTGGAAAGCCTGCTGGGCCTGCCCCACCGCGGCCACACCCGCGCCCGCGCCTCCCTCAACGCCGAGCCCCTGGCCCGGCAGCTGGAGGGCGGCACGGCCAGCATCGAGGCCCGCATCCGTGCCCTGCGCAAGCTGGCGCTGCCGGTGGCGCAGGGCGGCGGCGGCTACCCGGTGGGCGTGCTGCTGGCCCCCATCATGCCCCTGCCCGACTGGCAGCGGCACTACGGCGAGCTGCTGGACCGCGTGCGCGCGGCCTTCGATTTCGACTGCGACCTCACCGTGGAGTTCGTCACGCACCGCTTCACGCCCGGCTCCAAGGAGGTGCTGCTCGGCTGGTACCCCGGCACCACCCTCGACCTCAGCGAAACCGACCGCGCCGTGAAGCGCAACAAGTTCGGGGGCCTGAAATATGTGTACAACCCGCCCACCATGAAGGAGCTAAAGACTTGGTTCTGCGCCGAATGGCAGCGGCGTTTCCCTCACGCGCCCATCCAGTACTGGACGTAG
- a CDS encoding 2'-5' RNA ligase family protein, with translation MSLPAPAPLILTLALDAESQAYFDELRRQHFPPKINYLAAHVTLFHHLPGEDEARLKTELADACRALGALPMQVASLRSLGRGVAFNLENAELRALHRRLQTAWGPRLTPQDQQKLQPHITVQNKVDPTAACQLLAGLQADFQPFAATGTGLKLWAYRGGPWELRAEFAFAG, from the coding sequence ATGTCCCTTCCCGCCCCTGCCCCGCTCATCCTCACCCTGGCCCTCGATGCTGAATCGCAAGCGTATTTCGACGAGCTGCGCCGCCAGCACTTCCCGCCCAAAATCAACTACTTGGCCGCGCACGTTACGCTGTTCCACCACTTACCGGGGGAGGACGAGGCGCGGCTGAAAACCGAGCTGGCCGACGCTTGCCGCGCGCTGGGGGCCCTGCCGATGCAGGTGGCCAGCCTGCGCTCGTTGGGCCGCGGGGTAGCCTTCAACCTGGAAAACGCCGAACTGCGCGCCCTGCACCGCCGCCTGCAAACGGCCTGGGGCCCGCGCCTCACGCCCCAGGACCAGCAGAAGCTCCAGCCCCACATCACCGTGCAAAACAAGGTGGACCCCACCGCGGCCTGCCAGCTGCTGGCCGGCTTGCAGGCCGATTTCCAGCCCTTCGCCGCCACTGGCACCGGCCTGAAGCTGTGGGCCTACCGCGGGGGGCCCTGGGAGCTGCGGGCCGAATTCGCCTTCGCGGGCTGA